The following are from one region of the Bacillota bacterium genome:
- a CDS encoding nucleotidyltransferase domain-containing protein: protein MPKLCYDTLAKLSNRPHFERFRASVEQMLAARGDDIAFMVLFGSMATGKWMPYSDYDLLIGLNKDDGLRFIDRIGEFQRFVQTDIDVFPYSKSEWQKMFEDYHLLLLEAMDKGIVLWDDDSFARMRERFLQWQREGILQRRERGWRVVVKSAGSYQAGH, encoded by the coding sequence ATGCCGAAACTGTGTTACGATACGCTCGCGAAGCTGTCGAATCGCCCGCACTTTGAACGTTTTCGCGCGAGCGTGGAACAAATGCTCGCCGCACGGGGCGATGACATTGCCTTCATGGTGTTGTTCGGATCGATGGCGACCGGCAAATGGATGCCATACAGCGATTACGACCTGCTGATTGGGCTGAACAAGGACGATGGCTTGCGGTTCATTGACCGTATCGGCGAGTTCCAGCGGTTTGTGCAAACGGACATTGACGTGTTCCCGTACAGTAAAAGCGAGTGGCAAAAGATGTTTGAAGACTATCACCTGTTGCTGCTGGAAGCGATGGATAAAGGCATCGTGTTGTGGGACGACGACAGCTTCGCACGCATGCGCGAGCGGTTCCTGCAGTGGCAAAGGGAAGGCATCTTGCAGCGCAGGGAGCGCGGCTGGCGTGTGGTAGTCAAGAGTGCAGGTTCTTATCAAGCTGGGCATTAG
- a CDS encoding archease: MAGRSGYEILEHTADKGVRAWGRTLEEVFENAARGMYRLVIDPVGKKADVSMPICVDMPDPLDRSDLLVKWLRELIYLTDVQKVVFTDFTVHRVTETGVEGEARGIVVEDNSMLDGAPVKAVTYHRLRLERTPEGWEAEFYVDV; encoded by the coding sequence ATGGCAGGGCGTAGCGGCTACGAGATTCTGGAACATACCGCCGACAAAGGGGTGCGGGCGTGGGGCAGAACGCTGGAAGAGGTGTTTGAAAACGCCGCACGGGGCATGTACCGGCTGGTGATAGACCCTGTGGGCAAAAAGGCAGATGTTTCCATGCCCATCTGCGTGGATATGCCCGACCCTCTGGACCGCTCTGACCTGCTGGTGAAGTGGTTGCGCGAGTTGATATACCTGACCGATGTCCAGAAGGTGGTTTTCACCGACTTCACCGTGCATCGGGTCACGGAGACCGGCGTCGAGGGCGAAGCGCGAGGGATTGTGGTGGAGGATAATTCGATGCTGGACGGCGCGCCGGTGAAAGCGGTAACTTATCACCGATTACGTTTGGAGCGAACGCCCGAGGGTTGGGAAGCGGAGTTCTACGTGGACGTGTAG
- a CDS encoding acetoin utilization protein AcuC codes for MNTFVYITCPGVERYRFSAHHPLRPERVTFSQELAQMLGVLREEDFVKAEPASGDLVAEVHSPRYVRVVQALSEGKPVPGSHVFGFASSDNPPFRGMFEASLAVVGASVAAAQAVMDGVQVAVNLAGGLHHARREEAAGFCIFNDPAVAIHVLKQKYRRIVYLDIDVHHGDGVQWLYYRDPQVLTISIHESGRFLFPGTGHPDEIGEGEGRGYSANVAFGRYVDDEVWWWAFQQVVPPLFRWFQPEVVVLQMGADTHYTDPLAHAMLTTQGWLRAVQWVAEQGIPVVATGGGGYSLPAVVRMWVLALATLKGVPVPNCIPPQFALHGEVKTLYDVDVPDVPDRMHEAARQFAGQSVDELKQYLQPYVEWSGMHEEANGSVPQYP; via the coding sequence ATGAATACTTTTGTATACATTACCTGTCCGGGTGTAGAAAGATACCGGTTTTCTGCCCACCATCCCTTACGTCCCGAGCGAGTGACATTCTCTCAGGAACTGGCGCAGATGCTGGGCGTGCTGCGAGAGGAGGATTTCGTCAAAGCGGAGCCAGCCTCTGGCGACCTTGTTGCCGAGGTGCATTCGCCGCGCTATGTGCGGGTGGTACAGGCTCTGAGCGAAGGCAAGCCCGTGCCGGGCAGTCATGTCTTTGGGTTTGCCAGCAGCGACAACCCGCCGTTTCGGGGTATGTTTGAAGCCTCGCTGGCGGTGGTGGGCGCGTCGGTGGCTGCAGCACAGGCGGTGATGGACGGTGTGCAGGTGGCGGTCAATCTGGCAGGCGGTCTGCACCATGCCCGCCGCGAGGAAGCAGCGGGCTTCTGTATCTTCAACGACCCTGCGGTGGCTATCCATGTGCTGAAACAAAAGTACCGTCGGATTGTCTATCTGGATATAGACGTGCATCACGGCGACGGCGTACAGTGGCTGTATTATCGAGACCCGCAGGTATTGACGATATCGATACACGAGTCAGGGCGGTTCTTGTTCCCCGGCACGGGGCACCCCGATGAGATTGGGGAAGGAGAGGGGCGGGGTTACTCCGCCAATGTCGCGTTTGGGCGATACGTGGATGATGAGGTCTGGTGGTGGGCATTCCAGCAGGTGGTGCCGCCACTGTTCCGGTGGTTTCAGCCAGAGGTGGTGGTGTTGCAGATGGGGGCAGACACGCACTATACCGACCCTCTGGCGCATGCGATGCTGACCACGCAGGGCTGGTTGCGTGCGGTGCAATGGGTGGCGGAGCAGGGTATTCCTGTCGTGGCAACGGGTGGAGGCGGTTATTCGCTACCTGCTGTCGTAAGGATGTGGGTACTCGCGTTAGCAACGTTGAAGGGTGTGCCGGTACCCAACTGCATCCCGCCCCAGTTTGCATTGCATGGCGAGGTCAAGACCCTGTATGACGTGGATGTTCCCGATGTACCGGATCGCATGCATGAGGCCGCAAGGCAATTTGCCGGGCAGTCGGTGGACGAGCTGAAGCAGTATCTGCAACCGTATGTGGAATGGAGTGGTATGCATGAGGAGGCGAATGGGTCTGTCCCGCAATATCCGTGA
- a CDS encoding HEPN domain-containing protein has protein sequence MRRAPDWLKQAESEYAAARSLYEDGHWAWCCFTCQQAAAKSLKAVLEHFGDVQTGRNLNLLLEAAAEYALPPDEVRHACARLNRLYIPTRYPDAFSEGAPADQYTRLDAEEAIQDAETVLRYAREAVESPAL, from the coding sequence TTGAGGCGTGCGCCAGACTGGCTGAAACAGGCGGAAAGCGAGTATGCCGCTGCGCGTTCACTGTACGAGGATGGGCACTGGGCATGGTGCTGTTTTACCTGCCAGCAGGCAGCGGCAAAATCGCTGAAGGCGGTGCTGGAACATTTCGGAGACGTGCAGACAGGGCGCAACCTCAACCTGTTGCTGGAGGCTGCAGCAGAATACGCCCTGCCGCCGGATGAGGTCCGTCATGCGTGCGCCCGTTTGAACAGGCTCTACATACCGACACGGTATCCCGATGCCTTTTCGGAAGGTGCGCCCGCCGACCAGTACACCAGGCTGGATGCTGAAGAGGCAATTCAAGATGCCGAAACTGTGTTACGATACGCTCGCGAAGCTGTCGAATCGCCCGCACTTTGA